A window of Lysobacterales bacterium genomic DNA:
GGGAGATCGGGCTCCAGGCCTCGGCTTGGGCCTACCCGGCAAGGTGGTCGCGAAAGCGACCGCCTTGCCGCATCGGCGGCACTTCGCCTCGACCGGCGCACACCATGTAGGCGCCGTAGCGAGGGGATCCCGTGGCACCCGCAGCCGTCGGAGGAGGATTCCCAAGCGCTCTTTGCGCTGCAGTCTCCCGATCGATCCGGCTGCAGGCTTTTGGCGGCCTGGTGGTGATGGGAGGCGCGGGTCTTGGGACGCCCGCCGCGCTGACGTGCCGCCTGCTGCCCTCGCCGCATCGCCTCTGGCGCGGCGATGCAAACCTACCCTGCCGTGCACGGAAACGGTCCAGAGCCTCCGGCGCGATCCCCTTCAACAACCACAGGCGTGGCCTCGCTTCGCTGCGGTCTGCCAAGGCGCACGGCTGTGCACGAAGCCCCTCCCGCCACCCAGATCCTCGCCTCACTCTCAAGCCCGGGAACCCTGATATGAAGAAGATCGAGCGCATTGGCTGCCTGAACAGCGGACTGTTCGTGATGAGCTTTGCCATCCGTTGGCTCGATGCTGACGGTGCTTGGCACGACACCGATTGGAGCAGCGGGAACTTTGAGAACGGCCTGTACCGGGTCAGCCCGCCGCTCGACAGCATCGGCGTTCCCTCAACGGCGCTTGCGGTGACGCCTTTGGTGTCCGTGGTGCTTGGCGAAACGGCCAGCGGAACGCCACTCGTGCAGGCCGCCTGCAATGGCCGCTTGGCGGCCTACGAGGTCACGGGCACGACCTTGGACGTGGCGGTGAATCCGCTGCCTTGGCGCAACTGGGCGCAGAACATCGAGCGCGTGATGAGCATCGATGGCGAGCACTATTACTCGCCGCGATGTCGCGATGAACTCCGTCAGGTGATTCTTGCGGCAGCCCAGATGGGAACCACGGTGCGGGTTTCGGGCCAACGCCATGCGCAGCCGCCGCTGGTTTCGGAAGACAGTCGCGGCGATCCGGATCCTCGGTCCTGGTTGATAGATCTCGCCTGCTACCGTGATCTCGGCCCCTCGGGGGACGATTCCATCGTGCTCAACGCCGCTGCTGCGACAGTCACCGTCAATACCGGCGTGCGTGAAGACGAGTTGGATGCCTTTCTCACCGCACGCAACTGGATGCTGAAGACGGTGACCGCGGGCGGATTCTTCAGCCTGGGTGGGATGACCGCCGTAGACGTGCATGGCGCCACCGTCGATGCCCCCATTTTTGCCGAGACGGTGACTGCGTTCAGCATCATGGGGCCCGATGGCGCGGTCAGCGTGATTGATCGCGACAGTCCCAGCACGCAGGGCTGGTCGCCGCTGCAGTTCGCCCGGGTGTCGCTGGGCGCGCTCGGGGTTGTCACTGCGGTGACCATCGAAGTGATGCCACGCCCCTGGGCCACGACGCTGAGCTCTGGGCGCGACAACAACATCGTCTGCAGCCAACTGCAGGACTTCATCGCGCAGTTCCAGCCCTTGCTGGCCACGCACGACCGCATCGAGAGCTTCTTCAATCCCTACACCCATCGCTTTCTGGCCCTGTGGTGGGACATCGTGGATTCGCCCGCGGTGCGCACGCCGAACCTGAACCCGCAGGTACCGAACGCCTGTCAGCTGGCGGGTGAAGAGGTGTTTGGGGCGCCGTACCTGATTCCTGTCGAGCCGATCATCGAGCCGCCGCTGATCGCGGCCCAGTACGCGCGCATCGCGTCGGCGGCAAGCGCAGTCATCGATGCCGGTTTTCTCACCATTGAGACGCTGTTCGATGCCGCCGCCGAGGTCTATTCCGACCTGTGGCTGACCAAGGCCTCGCGCGTCATCTTCATGTCCTACTTCATCGAGCTGCCGGGGTTGGACGCCGCCGGCTTGACCAAGACCTGGGCGGGACTGCAGGCGGTGGTGGACCGGCTGCAGAAGAGCCAGGACTTCCTGCTGGTGGCGCCGATGGAGTTCAGATTCATCCGCGGCGGCGACACGGCCCTGGCGGGCACCTACAGCAGCGATCCGGCGGCCGTCTTCGTCAATCTGGATCTGATCGCGTACGTGCCCGCAGTCCCCGGTGCCGACTATCCGTCCGCTCTCCTGCAGTTCTTTGCCGACATCGAGCGCGCTTGGCGTGCCCTCGGCGGGGTGCCCCACAGCGGCAAGATGTACGGCTTCTACGACCCCGCGCAGTCGTCAGGAACCTACTCCGCGCCCTTCAACCCCGCCTTTGTCAACGATCTGGCCCAGCGCCGCGCAGAGCGCACGGCGGCGTTCGAGGCCTATCGAAAATCGCGTGACCCGAACGGTGTGTTTCTGAATCCCTTCGTCGCTGCGCTGCTGGGGCACTCGGGCTGACGGGAACGCCTGGCGCTGGCGATGCGCCGGAGCGCGGCGGGTCGCCTGCCGGCGCTGGGCACGCTCTGCTTATCCGGCCGCAGCGGGCTGGTAGA
This region includes:
- a CDS encoding FAD-binding protein translates to MKKIERIGCLNSGLFVMSFAIRWLDADGAWHDTDWSSGNFENGLYRVSPPLDSIGVPSTALAVTPLVSVVLGETASGTPLVQAACNGRLAAYEVTGTTLDVAVNPLPWRNWAQNIERVMSIDGEHYYSPRCRDELRQVILAAAQMGTTVRVSGQRHAQPPLVSEDSRGDPDPRSWLIDLACYRDLGPSGDDSIVLNAAAATVTVNTGVREDELDAFLTARNWMLKTVTAGGFFSLGGMTAVDVHGATVDAPIFAETVTAFSIMGPDGAVSVIDRDSPSTQGWSPLQFARVSLGALGVVTAVTIEVMPRPWATTLSSGRDNNIVCSQLQDFIAQFQPLLATHDRIESFFNPYTHRFLALWWDIVDSPAVRTPNLNPQVPNACQLAGEEVFGAPYLIPVEPIIEPPLIAAQYARIASAASAVIDAGFLTIETLFDAAAEVYSDLWLTKASRVIFMSYFIELPGLDAAGLTKTWAGLQAVVDRLQKSQDFLLVAPMEFRFIRGGDTALAGTYSSDPAAVFVNLDLIAYVPAVPGADYPSALLQFFADIERAWRALGGVPHSGKMYGFYDPAQSSGTYSAPFNPAFVNDLAQRRAERTAAFEAYRKSRDPNGVFLNPFVAALLGHSG